The Acidobacteriota bacterium genome has a segment encoding these proteins:
- a CDS encoding M20/M25/M40 family metallo-hydrolase, with the protein MDPLDVVGWTRALVDIDSTTGREGPAGEWLARELGALGWQVVRQPVTEGRFNVYASSAAPPTVVFSTHFDCVPPFFPSRIDDGRLHGRGACDAKGILAAQVAAATRLRAGGADDVALLFVVGEERGSDGAAVANGLSPSPRYLVNGEPTDSRLATATRGALRVRLSAAGRAAHSSNPELGESAIEKLVDTLVALRALDLPADPVLGRTHYTVGLVSGGLAPNVVPPAASAEVMFRTVGPSADVLERLAPLRRWVEHEVVLDVPAVRMITVPGFDIAVFSFATDVPRLDAWGEPLLFGPGSIQVAHTDHEYVDIAELEAAVGAYDRLARALRGRGARRAETPRATDDG; encoded by the coding sequence ATGGATCCGCTAGACGTCGTCGGCTGGACGCGCGCGCTCGTCGACATCGACTCGACGACGGGGCGGGAGGGTCCTGCCGGCGAGTGGCTGGCTCGCGAACTCGGGGCGCTCGGCTGGCAGGTGGTGCGGCAGCCCGTAACCGAGGGCCGGTTCAACGTCTACGCCTCGTCAGCAGCCCCGCCCACGGTGGTGTTCTCGACCCACTTCGACTGCGTGCCGCCGTTCTTCCCGAGCCGCATCGACGACGGGAGGCTCCACGGGCGGGGCGCGTGCGACGCCAAGGGCATCCTGGCCGCCCAGGTGGCCGCCGCGACGCGGCTGCGGGCTGGAGGCGCCGACGACGTCGCGCTGCTGTTCGTCGTCGGCGAGGAGCGCGGCAGCGACGGCGCCGCCGTTGCGAACGGGCTGAGCCCCTCGCCCCGCTACCTCGTGAACGGCGAGCCCACCGACAGCCGCCTGGCCACCGCCACGCGAGGCGCGCTGCGCGTGCGCCTGTCGGCCGCGGGACGCGCCGCGCACTCGTCGAATCCCGAACTCGGCGAGTCGGCGATCGAGAAGCTCGTCGACACGCTCGTCGCGCTGCGCGCGCTCGACCTGCCGGCCGACCCGGTGCTCGGCCGCACGCACTACACGGTGGGGCTCGTCAGCGGTGGGCTCGCCCCGAACGTCGTCCCGCCGGCCGCGAGCGCCGAGGTGATGTTCCGCACCGTCGGCCCTTCGGCCGACGTGCTCGAGCGTCTCGCGCCGCTCCGGCGGTGGGTCGAACACGAGGTCGTGCTCGACGTCCCGGCCGTCCGCATGATCACCGTGCCGGGCTTCGACATCGCCGTCTTCTCGTTCGCGACCGACGTGCCTCGGCTCGACGCGTGGGGCGAGCCGCTGCTCTTCGGCCCCGGCTCGATCCAGGTCGCACACACCGACCACGAGTACGTCGACATCGCCGAGCTCGAGGCCGCCGTCGGCGCGTACGATCGTCTCGCGCGGGCGCTCCGCGGTCGCGGGGCGCGACGGGCGGAAACCCCTCGCGCTACGGACGACGGCTGA
- the dapB gene encoding 4-hydroxy-tetrahydrodipicolinate reductase, whose protein sequence is MMRLLVVGRGRMGTLVETLAPSYGFEVVKAIDEDANAGAAGLTAEVCRSVDVAIEFTVPAAAPANLAALAAHGVDAVVGTTGWHERVPELRQVVADAGIGVVVSANFSVGVALFERLVERAGALMAGHAMYGAWIHELHHAAKLDAPSGTARLLADALSRSGYTARVDIASTRAGAIPGTHTVGFDGPADTITLTHAVRDRATFAHGALTAARWVAGRRGWFTMRDVVALE, encoded by the coding sequence GTGATGCGCCTGCTCGTCGTCGGACGCGGCCGCATGGGCACGCTGGTCGAGACGCTCGCGCCGTCGTACGGGTTCGAGGTGGTCAAGGCCATCGACGAGGACGCGAACGCGGGTGCGGCGGGCCTCACCGCCGAGGTGTGTCGTAGCGTCGACGTCGCCATCGAGTTCACCGTGCCGGCCGCAGCGCCGGCCAACCTCGCTGCGCTCGCGGCCCACGGCGTCGATGCCGTGGTCGGGACGACGGGCTGGCACGAGCGCGTGCCCGAGCTACGGCAGGTCGTGGCGGACGCCGGCATCGGCGTGGTCGTGTCGGCGAACTTCTCCGTGGGCGTGGCGCTCTTCGAGCGGCTCGTGGAGCGTGCCGGCGCGCTGATGGCCGGTCATGCGATGTACGGCGCGTGGATTCACGAACTGCACCACGCCGCCAAGCTCGACGCGCCATCTGGCACGGCGCGGTTGCTCGCTGACGCTCTCTCGCGCAGCGGGTACACCGCGCGCGTCGACATCGCGTCGACGCGGGCCGGGGCGATTCCCGGCACGCACACGGTCGGGTTCGACGGCCCGGCCGACACGATCACGCTGACACACGCGGTCCGCGACCGGGCGACGTTCGCGCACGGGGCGCTCACCGCCGCGCGCTGGGTGGCGGGGCGCCGCGGCTGGTTCACCATGCGCGACGTCGTCGCGCTCGAGTGA
- a CDS encoding cation-transporting P-type ATPase: protein MHTTEVEVRSDWHELAAEDAVRLLNVDVRLGLATAEAVTRRERYGPNRLPEGKRKGPIERFLLQFHNVLIYVLLAAAVVTLLLGHLIDTGVILAVVVVNAVIGFIQEGKAEKALAAIRSMLSVEAVVTRDGERATVPAEDLVPGDLVHLKSGDKIPADLRLVKSRSLRVEEAALTGESQPVEKSVAPVPADAVLGDRTSMCYSGTLVTYGQATGVVIATGAHTELGRINALVAAAPTLVTPLLRQVARFGHALTIVILSLSALVLPFALFVRDYSFGEAFLAVVGLAVAAIPEGLPAIMTITLAIGVQAMARRRAIIRRLPAVETLGSVTVICSDKTGTLTRNEMTVASVVTASHRFEVSGVGYQPLGEFTLDVEDIAPADHPPIVDLARVGLLCNDTRVRESGGQWKVEGDPTEGALVVLGRKAGLDPAGEAAAHPRLDSVPFESEHKFMATLHEGPGGRVVFLKGAPERVLDLSWRQRRGTDDEPLDRGYWNHAMEHIANRGERVLALAQRPAPGAGDQIDFNAVTEGGFVFLGLAGIIDPPRDEAIAAIRTCHDAGIVVKMITGDHALTAGAIASQLGLGASGVITGAELDATPDEALPDLAAKTHVFARTTPEDKLRLVRALQARGKIVAMTGDGVNDAPALKSADVGIAMGIKGTEAAKEASEMVLADDNFASIAHAVEEGRTVYDNLKKAILFILPTNGAEALVIVFAILAGLELPITPVQILWVNMITAVTLALALAFEPSERDVMRRPPREPRESLLPPFFLWRIAFVSVLIMLGTMAVFEWTLERSGDIDTARTAAVAMLVLGEMFYLLNSRFMLESSLRADLLTANPYVIYALGVVFFAQLLFTYTPIMNTWFTSTPLDAAIWMPMFAIGLAVFALVEVEKAVIRRRRERRGS from the coding sequence ATGCACACGACCGAGGTCGAAGTCCGCAGCGACTGGCACGAGTTGGCTGCCGAGGACGCGGTCCGGTTACTGAACGTCGACGTCCGCCTGGGCCTGGCGACGGCCGAGGCGGTCACCCGGCGGGAGCGGTACGGACCGAACCGGCTGCCCGAGGGCAAGCGCAAGGGGCCGATCGAGCGCTTCCTGCTCCAGTTCCACAACGTCCTCATCTACGTCCTGCTCGCGGCCGCCGTGGTCACGCTGCTGCTCGGGCACCTGATCGACACGGGAGTGATCCTCGCCGTCGTCGTGGTGAACGCCGTCATCGGGTTCATCCAGGAAGGCAAGGCGGAGAAGGCGCTCGCGGCCATCCGCAGCATGCTGTCGGTCGAGGCGGTCGTCACGCGCGACGGTGAGCGGGCGACGGTCCCGGCCGAGGATCTGGTCCCCGGTGATCTCGTCCACTTGAAGTCGGGCGACAAGATCCCTGCCGACCTGCGCCTCGTGAAGTCACGGTCGCTGCGAGTCGAGGAGGCGGCGCTCACCGGCGAGTCGCAGCCCGTCGAGAAGTCGGTGGCCCCGGTGCCCGCCGACGCCGTGCTCGGCGACCGGACGTCGATGTGCTACTCCGGCACGCTCGTCACCTACGGCCAGGCGACGGGGGTCGTCATCGCCACCGGCGCCCACACCGAGCTCGGCCGGATCAACGCGCTCGTCGCGGCCGCGCCGACGCTCGTGACCCCGCTGCTGCGCCAGGTGGCGCGCTTCGGCCACGCCCTGACGATCGTCATCCTCTCCCTTTCGGCGCTCGTGCTGCCGTTCGCCCTGTTCGTTCGCGACTATTCCTTCGGCGAGGCGTTCCTGGCCGTGGTCGGCCTCGCCGTGGCCGCCATCCCCGAGGGGCTGCCGGCGATCATGACGATCACGCTCGCGATTGGCGTGCAGGCGATGGCCCGCCGCCGGGCCATCATCCGCCGCCTGCCGGCCGTCGAGACGCTGGGCTCGGTCACCGTCATCTGCTCCGACAAGACCGGTACGCTCACGCGCAACGAGATGACCGTGGCGAGCGTCGTGACGGCGAGCCACCGCTTCGAAGTGTCGGGTGTGGGCTACCAGCCGCTGGGCGAGTTCACCCTCGACGTCGAAGACATCGCGCCGGCCGATCACCCGCCGATCGTCGACCTCGCGCGTGTCGGGTTGCTCTGCAACGACACGCGCGTGCGCGAGAGTGGCGGCCAGTGGAAGGTCGAGGGCGATCCGACCGAGGGGGCGCTCGTGGTGCTCGGCCGGAAGGCGGGTCTCGACCCGGCGGGTGAGGCGGCGGCCCATCCGCGGCTCGATTCGGTGCCGTTCGAGTCGGAACACAAGTTCATGGCGACGCTGCACGAGGGCCCCGGCGGCCGGGTGGTGTTCCTCAAGGGCGCGCCGGAGCGCGTGCTCGACCTGTCGTGGCGGCAGCGGCGTGGCACCGACGACGAGCCGCTCGATCGCGGCTACTGGAACCACGCGATGGAGCACATCGCCAACCGCGGCGAGCGCGTGCTGGCGCTGGCCCAGCGCCCGGCGCCGGGAGCCGGCGACCAGATCGACTTCAACGCCGTCACCGAGGGCGGCTTCGTGTTCCTCGGGCTGGCGGGCATCATCGACCCGCCGCGCGACGAGGCCATCGCGGCCATCCGCACGTGCCACGACGCCGGCATCGTGGTGAAGATGATCACGGGCGACCATGCCTTGACCGCGGGGGCGATTGCCTCGCAGCTCGGACTCGGCGCGTCCGGCGTGATCACCGGGGCCGAGCTCGACGCCACGCCCGACGAGGCGCTGCCAGACCTCGCCGCGAAGACACACGTGTTCGCCCGGACGACGCCCGAGGACAAGCTGCGTCTCGTCAGGGCGTTGCAGGCGCGCGGGAAGATCGTGGCGATGACGGGTGACGGCGTCAACGACGCGCCGGCGCTCAAGTCGGCCGACGTCGGCATCGCCATGGGCATCAAGGGCACCGAGGCCGCGAAGGAGGCCTCCGAGATGGTGCTCGCCGACGACAACTTCGCGTCGATTGCGCACGCCGTCGAAGAGGGGCGCACGGTCTACGACAACCTGAAGAAGGCCATTCTCTTCATTCTGCCCACCAACGGCGCCGAGGCGCTGGTCATCGTGTTCGCGATCCTGGCCGGGCTCGAGCTGCCCATCACGCCCGTGCAGATCCTCTGGGTGAACATGATCACCGCCGTCACCCTCGCGCTGGCGCTGGCCTTCGAGCCGTCCGAGCGCGACGTGATGCGACGGCCGCCGCGCGAGCCGCGCGAGTCGCTGCTGCCACCGTTCTTCCTCTGGCGAATCGCGTTCGTGTCGGTGCTCATCATGCTCGGGACGATGGCCGTGTTCGAGTGGACGCTGGAGCGATCGGGCGACATCGACACGGCGCGCACCGCGGCGGTCGCCATGCTGGTGCTCGGCGAGATGTTCTACCTGCTGAACAGCCGGTTCATGCTCGAGTCGTCGCTGCGTGCCGACCTGTTGACGGCGAACCCGTACGTGATCTACGCGCTGGGCGTGGTGTTCTTCGCGCAGCTGCTCTTCACCTACACGCCCATCATGAACACCTGGTTCACGTCGACCCCGCTCGACGCCGCCATCTGGATGCCGATGTTCGCCATCGGCCTCGCGGTGTTCGCGCTCGTCGAGGTCGAGAAGGCGGTGATCCGCCGCCGGCGCGAGCGGCGAGGGTCCTGA
- a CDS encoding aspartate kinase, with protein MRVLKFGGTSVADAGAVRRLLAIVAREREAAREGPLVVVSALAGVTDRLLAVAGRAGAGDEAGACALVDDLRARHLALLDLVPDGPAREALAAIVDSEVAVLEGLVRALAVLREVSPRTHDTVAAVGELLSSRLVAAALEADGQPAAWVDAREVLVTADEHTQAPPDMEATGAKIDARLRPLLADGRVPVIGGFVGATAEGATTTLGRGGSDYSASIFGALLGATEIQIWTDVDGMLTADPRLVPAARLVSALSFEEASELAYFGAKVLHPSTILPAVGRRIPVRILNSHRPDVAGTLITAGADLREGPIAVACKREVTRIDISSTRMLMAYGFLRRVFEVFERLRTPVDVVTTSEVSVSVTVDDARRLRAIAEALSGFAEVRVAEHRAIVCAVGDAFGRDAALSAQVIGALEGLPLEMISQGGARRNVTVVVPDDQAPAAMRRLHLRFFESSPAVANGGT; from the coding sequence ATGCGGGTCCTGAAGTTCGGCGGAACCTCGGTCGCCGACGCGGGCGCCGTCCGGCGCCTGCTCGCGATCGTCGCACGCGAGCGAGAGGCCGCCCGCGAGGGGCCGCTGGTCGTGGTGTCGGCGCTCGCGGGCGTGACCGATCGCCTGCTCGCGGTGGCCGGGCGAGCCGGTGCGGGCGACGAAGCGGGAGCGTGCGCGCTCGTCGACGACCTCCGGGCGCGCCATCTGGCGCTGCTCGATCTCGTCCCGGACGGCCCCGCACGCGAGGCCCTGGCGGCGATCGTCGACAGCGAGGTCGCGGTCCTCGAGGGACTCGTGCGGGCGCTCGCGGTGCTGCGCGAGGTGTCGCCGCGCACGCACGACACGGTGGCGGCCGTCGGCGAGCTGCTCAGCAGTCGTCTGGTGGCGGCGGCGCTCGAGGCCGACGGCCAGCCCGCCGCGTGGGTCGACGCGCGCGAGGTGCTCGTGACGGCCGACGAGCACACGCAGGCGCCGCCCGACATGGAGGCGACCGGCGCGAAGATCGATGCGCGTCTGCGGCCGCTGCTCGCAGACGGACGCGTTCCGGTCATCGGCGGGTTCGTCGGCGCGACCGCCGAGGGCGCGACGACCACGCTCGGCCGTGGCGGCTCCGACTACTCGGCCTCGATCTTCGGCGCGCTGCTCGGTGCGACCGAGATCCAGATCTGGACCGACGTCGACGGCATGCTGACCGCCGACCCCCGTCTCGTGCCGGCCGCGCGCCTGGTGTCGGCCCTCTCGTTCGAGGAGGCCTCGGAGCTCGCGTACTTCGGCGCGAAGGTCCTCCACCCGAGCACGATCCTCCCGGCCGTCGGCCGGCGGATCCCGGTGCGCATCCTCAACTCCCACCGCCCTGACGTCGCCGGCACGCTCATCACCGCCGGAGCCGACCTGCGAGAGGGGCCGATCGCCGTGGCCTGCAAACGCGAGGTGACGCGCATCGACATCAGCTCGACGCGCATGCTGATGGCCTACGGGTTCCTCCGCCGGGTATTCGAGGTGTTCGAGCGCCTCCGGACGCCAGTCGACGTCGTGACGACCTCGGAGGTGAGCGTGTCGGTCACGGTCGACGATGCCAGGCGGCTGCGAGCGATCGCCGAGGCGCTGTCGGGGTTCGCCGAGGTGCGCGTGGCCGAGCACCGAGCGATCGTGTGCGCCGTGGGCGATGCGTTCGGGCGCGATGCGGCGCTCAGCGCGCAGGTGATCGGCGCGCTCGAGGGACTCCCGCTCGAGATGATCTCGCAGGGAGGCGCGCGTCGGAACGTGACGGTCGTCGTGCCGGACGATCAGGCGCCTGCCGCCATGCGACGCCTGCACCTGCGATTCTTCGAGTCTTCGCCGGCCGTGGCGAACGGAGGGACGTGA
- the asd gene encoding aspartate-semialdehyde dehydrogenase yields the protein MQRRTEVGVLGATGMVGQQFLNQLEGHPWFDATWLAASGRSEGRRYAEAAPWRLSVPLPAGLADRQVEAAMPGRGPRLIFSALDAAVAGDLELAFAEAGHIVVSNARNHRLDAVVPLLVPEVNADHLALVRSQASQKGWSGAIVTNPNCSTVMLSMALAPLRIFGLRSCVVTTMQAVSGAGYPGVPSMDILGNLIPFISGEEEKIEVETRKILGTLADGEVAYHPVAVSASTTRVPVVDGHTESVSVSFDASPTLDDVRAALEAFRGRPQELSLPSAPPRPVVYLAEPNRPQPRLDAERDRGMAVTVGRLRQCPVLGCKFVVLGHNTVRGAAGAAVLNAELMRADGWLDD from the coding sequence ATGCAGCGAAGGACTGAGGTCGGCGTGCTCGGCGCGACCGGCATGGTCGGCCAGCAGTTCCTCAATCAGCTCGAGGGCCATCCGTGGTTCGACGCCACGTGGCTCGCGGCCAGCGGACGATCCGAAGGCCGGCGGTACGCGGAGGCCGCGCCGTGGCGCCTCTCGGTGCCCCTTCCCGCAGGCCTCGCCGACCGCCAGGTCGAGGCCGCCATGCCGGGACGAGGCCCGCGCCTGATCTTCTCGGCGCTCGACGCCGCCGTCGCGGGCGACCTCGAGCTCGCCTTCGCCGAGGCCGGCCACATCGTCGTGAGCAACGCGCGCAATCATCGACTCGACGCGGTCGTCCCGCTGCTCGTTCCCGAGGTCAATGCCGATCACCTCGCCCTGGTACGCAGCCAGGCCAGCCAGAAGGGCTGGAGCGGCGCGATCGTCACCAACCCGAACTGCTCGACGGTGATGCTCTCGATGGCGCTCGCCCCGCTGCGGATCTTCGGGCTCCGATCGTGCGTGGTCACCACGATGCAGGCGGTATCCGGGGCGGGGTATCCCGGCGTGCCGTCCATGGACATCCTCGGCAACCTCATCCCCTTCATCTCCGGCGAGGAGGAGAAGATCGAGGTCGAGACCCGGAAGATCCTCGGCACGCTGGCCGACGGCGAGGTCGCGTACCACCCGGTCGCCGTCAGCGCGTCGACGACGCGTGTCCCGGTCGTCGACGGCCACACCGAGTCGGTGAGCGTGTCGTTCGACGCGTCGCCGACGCTCGACGACGTGCGTGCGGCGCTCGAGGCGTTTCGCGGCCGCCCGCAGGAGCTGTCACTGCCATCGGCGCCGCCGCGGCCGGTCGTGTACCTGGCCGAGCCCAACCGCCCGCAGCCCCGTCTCGACGCGGAACGCGATCGCGGGATGGCCGTCACGGTGGGCCGGCTGCGACAGTGTCCGGTCCTCGGCTGCAAGTTCGTCGTGCTCGGCCACAACACGGTGCGAGGGGCCGCCGGCGCCGCGGTGCTCAACGCCGAGTTGATGCGTGCCGACGGCTGGCTCGATGACTAG
- a CDS encoding DedA family protein: protein MSPETAAEFLGTWGYPAYVLLFLATAFGLPVTEDLLLLVGGYLVGAGIFAWPPTLVLAYGSLLTSDFIVYTYGRKLRAHSLRHGPVRRFVRPGRLRVATRWFARFGEKTIFFARLVPGTRLIVFLCAGIRAVPAWKFLVYDALAALIWVPLILGVGVKIGRRIGDAQRLLEWIGTRVTWILLAVALLVLIRHLVLVRRPPIADSEVDQVGGFRPSNGNGRPRLDRRNGPRAAAPTE, encoded by the coding sequence ATGAGCCCGGAGACGGCGGCAGAGTTCCTGGGCACGTGGGGCTACCCCGCCTACGTGCTGCTCTTCCTGGCCACCGCCTTCGGCCTGCCCGTGACCGAGGACCTGCTGCTGCTCGTGGGCGGGTACCTGGTCGGGGCCGGGATCTTCGCCTGGCCGCCCACGCTGGTCCTGGCGTACGGCTCGCTGCTCACGAGCGACTTCATCGTCTACACCTACGGCCGGAAACTGCGGGCGCACTCGTTGCGTCACGGCCCGGTCCGCCGTTTCGTGCGCCCCGGCCGGCTGCGGGTGGCCACACGCTGGTTCGCGCGCTTCGGCGAGAAGACGATCTTCTTCGCCCGGCTCGTGCCGGGCACCCGCCTGATCGTCTTTCTTTGCGCCGGCATACGGGCCGTGCCCGCGTGGAAGTTCCTCGTCTACGATGCGCTGGCCGCACTGATCTGGGTGCCGCTGATCCTCGGCGTCGGCGTGAAGATCGGCCGCCGCATCGGTGACGCGCAGCGGCTGCTCGAGTGGATCGGGACGCGCGTCACGTGGATCCTGCTCGCGGTCGCGCTGCTCGTGTTGATCCGTCACCTCGTCCTGGTGCGGCGGCCGCCGATCGCCGACAGCGAGGTCGATCAGGTCGGCGGGTTCCGGCCGTCGAATGGCAACGGGCGGCCGCGGCTCGACCGGCGCAACGGCCCGCGCGCCGCGGCGCCGACCGAGTGA
- the dapA gene encoding 4-hydroxy-tetrahydrodipicolinate synthase: MPPDTRWQGCGTALVTPFTRAGAVDEAALRRLVRRQVEAGIHFLVPCGTTGESPTLSLDERRHVVEVVVDEAAGRVPVMAGAGGYDTREVVHAAEAMVRSGANGLLSVTPYYNKPTPEGLVEHYRAIVEAVDLPLVVYNVPGRTGCNVDPATLDRLAALPRVVGVKEASGNMTQIAEVCARMPADFSVLSGDDALALPAMSVGARGVISVASNEAPEGMARLADAALADDLAQARELHTRLLPLMLVNFVESNPIPVKAALARLGLIEEIYRLPMVPPRPETRARVERALVAVGLLEAEAAS; the protein is encoded by the coding sequence ATGCCCCCCGACACCAGATGGCAAGGCTGCGGCACCGCGCTCGTCACGCCGTTCACTCGGGCCGGCGCGGTCGACGAGGCCGCGCTGCGGCGGCTCGTGCGCCGGCAGGTCGAGGCCGGCATTCACTTTCTCGTGCCGTGCGGCACGACGGGCGAGAGCCCGACCCTGTCGCTCGACGAGCGCCGCCACGTCGTCGAGGTCGTCGTCGACGAGGCCGCGGGCCGCGTGCCGGTGATGGCCGGCGCGGGCGGGTACGACACGCGCGAGGTGGTGCACGCCGCCGAGGCGATGGTCCGGTCGGGCGCAAACGGCCTGCTCTCGGTGACGCCCTACTACAACAAGCCCACGCCGGAGGGCCTCGTCGAGCACTACCGGGCCATCGTCGAAGCGGTCGACCTGCCGCTCGTCGTCTACAACGTGCCGGGCAGGACCGGCTGCAACGTCGATCCCGCGACGCTCGATCGGCTCGCGGCGCTGCCGCGGGTCGTGGGGGTCAAGGAGGCATCGGGCAACATGACACAGATCGCCGAAGTGTGCGCGCGCATGCCGGCGGACTTCAGCGTGCTGTCTGGCGACGACGCGCTGGCGCTGCCGGCGATGTCGGTGGGCGCGCGCGGCGTGATCTCGGTGGCGTCGAACGAGGCCCCGGAGGGGATGGCCCGACTCGCGGACGCGGCGCTTGCCGACGACCTCGCGCAGGCGCGCGAGCTCCACACGCGACTGCTGCCGCTCATGCTCGTGAACTTCGTCGAGTCGAATCCCATTCCGGTGAAGGCGGCGCTGGCGCGGCTCGGGCTGATCGAGGAGATCTACCGGTTGCCCATGGTCCCGCCACGACCCGAGACACGCGCGCGGGTCGAGCGCGCGCTCGTCGCGGTCGGCCTGCTCGAGGCCGAGGCGGCGTCGTGA
- a CDS encoding 2,3,4,5-tetrahydropyridine-2,6-dicarboxylate N-succinyltransferase — MRAAIERLNATDGFDRAEARDVFAALRGALSRGEVRAAEPDPSTPTGWRVNAWVKRGILLGFRAGDVVDVSADHGRWPFFDKDTLPLRRFEAASGVRIVPGGSTIRDGAFVGEGVICMPPMYINVGAWVGEGTLVDSHALVGSCAQVGARVHLSAGAQIGGVIEPVGAMPVVIEDEVLVGGNTGVYEGAVVKVRAVIAAGTVLTGSTPLYDLVHERVIRPEAGQPLVVPPGAVVVPGARAVASGAGREWGLSLATPVIVKYRDERTDTRTELERWIR, encoded by the coding sequence ATGCGTGCCGCGATCGAACGGCTGAATGCGACCGACGGGTTCGACCGGGCCGAGGCGCGCGACGTCTTCGCGGCGCTGCGAGGCGCGCTGTCGCGCGGCGAGGTGCGCGCCGCCGAGCCCGATCCGTCGACGCCCACGGGCTGGCGGGTGAACGCCTGGGTGAAGCGCGGCATCCTGCTCGGCTTCCGCGCTGGCGACGTCGTCGACGTCTCGGCCGACCACGGGCGGTGGCCGTTCTTCGACAAGGACACGTTGCCGCTGAGGCGCTTCGAGGCCGCGAGCGGCGTGCGAATCGTGCCGGGCGGATCGACAATCCGCGACGGCGCCTTCGTCGGCGAGGGCGTCATCTGCATGCCGCCCATGTACATCAACGTCGGCGCCTGGGTGGGTGAGGGCACGCTCGTCGACTCGCACGCGCTCGTCGGGTCGTGCGCGCAGGTCGGCGCGCGCGTGCACCTGAGCGCCGGCGCGCAGATTGGCGGCGTCATCGAGCCCGTCGGGGCGATGCCGGTCGTCATCGAGGACGAGGTGCTCGTCGGCGGGAACACCGGCGTCTACGAGGGCGCGGTCGTCAAGGTGCGCGCGGTGATCGCGGCGGGCACCGTGCTGACCGGATCGACGCCGCTCTACGACCTGGTGCACGAACGCGTCATCCGTCCGGAGGCGGGGCAGCCGCTCGTCGTGCCGCCAGGCGCGGTCGTCGTTCCTGGCGCGCGCGCCGTCGCGTCGGGCGCGGGCCGAGAGTGGGGCTTGTCGCTCGCGACGCCGGTCATCGTGAAGTATCGCGACGAGCGAACCGACACGCGCACGGAGCTCGAGCGATGGATCCGCTAG